In Desulfatiglans sp., the following are encoded in one genomic region:
- a CDS encoding TonB-dependent receptor has protein sequence MSSRIGLRCKNWQFSCFMLLALFIFSTATPIFAAEDEEFMLEEITVTAEKREAELQKVPIDITVLRPEEMDRSGVYSIYDLKKVIPDLDTATQTGNQVMVSIRGVGGAADTLWNPIHETTTAIHIDGIQLTRANGFDNMFYDLQRVEVLKGPQGTLYGRGSTAGSMNMLTQKPIIGEFGGNFTFEEGNYDLRRSEAAINIPVMDKLAFRLSGRWIRKGGYSDAGDGSSEARSGRLSMTWEPTDKDTITMTFDMGKSDSNGYGNSGSYFATYGGVRIVPVSPWTTDYTTVLELPYKTRWYKNDALRNGGVFNDSYGYMAQWERELPFAYGVALYGHRDMEEELAYMYGYAMLSPFAPDLTQPTPGLITDVGLYTREPYLYSHSISKGKTDSLEVRLLSKETITKGDKYEWVVGAMAQDDETDEVNDLGANYWVNIKTKSYGLYAQAAYELYDKLNLSVGYRRAMDEKEYNGDYIVTPEVDVPYRKVDWDENVYKINLNWFVTDNSMTYVQYSKGYKTGNFNYGGKVSPPEFMDSYEVGFKSRFLDNKLQVNGTAYYYDYKNYTKWTTAVYCAYPADGPAPMVPNIDDPEGPMIPARSTNGICYDIDSDETNETYQGIYPDNNVSRWDYVDQRDAASIAVSPGGAEQMGANLNIMYLLTAKDTFSFNGSYSKNEYKDYNISNAILATYPGADNARLDPELYNDLDGERFGSAPYRFNVGYSHTEFIGMDMLTFNTTAYYNGKALDQIMLKFRDNQYTMPTTSDYWTMDASVTYSSSRWVPEGTRWNARFWCNNVFGSEHLASLYWTDMAQYFAQYGGQPNTGYASGTYISPRTYGVTLSFDF, from the coding sequence ATGAGCAGTAGAATTGGTTTACGTTGTAAAAACTGGCAATTTAGTTGCTTCATGCTGTTGGCATTGTTTATCTTCAGCACTGCAACTCCAATCTTTGCAGCAGAAGACGAGGAGTTTATGCTGGAAGAGATTACTGTAACAGCAGAAAAAAGAGAGGCGGAATTACAGAAGGTGCCTATTGACATCACTGTACTCAGGCCTGAAGAGATGGACCGTTCGGGCGTGTATTCCATATATGACCTTAAGAAGGTGATTCCTGATCTTGATACCGCCACACAGACAGGTAACCAGGTAATGGTTAGTATCCGTGGCGTTGGCGGCGCAGCAGATACATTATGGAACCCTATTCATGAAACAACAACCGCTATTCACATTGATGGTATTCAGCTTACCAGAGCAAATGGTTTTGACAATATGTTCTATGATCTCCAGAGGGTTGAAGTGCTTAAAGGACCCCAGGGCACCCTTTATGGCCGTGGATCAACCGCAGGAAGCATGAATATGCTGACCCAGAAGCCTATTATTGGCGAATTTGGTGGTAATTTCACCTTTGAAGAGGGTAATTATGACCTCCGCAGATCAGAGGCTGCCATAAACATTCCTGTCATGGATAAATTGGCTTTTCGTCTTTCAGGGCGCTGGATAAGAAAAGGCGGCTACAGTGATGCTGGCGACGGTTCAAGTGAAGCCAGAAGCGGACGCTTATCAATGACATGGGAACCTACTGATAAAGATACAATCACCATGACATTTGACATGGGAAAATCTGACTCAAATGGTTACGGTAACAGCGGTTCTTACTTTGCAACTTACGGTGGAGTCAGGATAGTGCCTGTTTCTCCCTGGACAACAGACTATACAACTGTTTTGGAACTTCCATATAAAACCAGGTGGTACAAGAATGATGCCTTGAGGAATGGCGGGGTTTTTAACGATTCATACGGTTACATGGCACAGTGGGAAAGAGAACTCCCCTTTGCATATGGAGTAGCGCTTTATGGGCATCGTGACATGGAGGAGGAGCTGGCATACATGTATGGCTATGCAATGCTTTCTCCATTTGCGCCTGACTTGACACAGCCAACCCCCGGCTTAATTACAGATGTTGGCTTATATACTCGCGAACCTTATCTTTATTCACATTCAATCTCAAAGGGAAAGACTGATTCTCTGGAAGTGCGCCTGCTTTCAAAGGAGACCATAACCAAGGGAGACAAATATGAGTGGGTTGTGGGCGCTATGGCTCAGGATGATGAAACAGATGAAGTTAATGATCTGGGAGCCAATTACTGGGTTAACATCAAGACTAAATCATACGGCCTTTATGCCCAGGCAGCATATGAGCTCTATGACAAATTGAACCTCTCAGTTGGCTATCGCCGTGCTATGGATGAAAAGGAGTATAATGGAGATTATATAGTCACTCCTGAGGTTGATGTCCCTTATCGAAAAGTAGATTGGGATGAAAACGTATATAAAATAAACCTGAACTGGTTTGTAACTGATAATTCAATGACCTATGTACAGTACTCAAAGGGTTACAAGACCGGGAATTTTAATTACGGCGGCAAGGTGAGCCCGCCAGAGTTCATGGATTCATATGAGGTAGGTTTTAAATCCCGGTTCCTTGACAACAAGTTACAGGTCAATGGCACTGCATACTATTATGATTATAAAAACTACACCAAATGGACAACCGCTGTCTACTGTGCCTATCCGGCTGACGGACCTGCGCCGATGGTACCAAATATAGACGATCCGGAGGGGCCGATGATTCCAGCAAGAAGCACGAATGGTATCTGCTATGATATTGACTCCGATGAAACAAATGAAACTTATCAAGGTATCTACCCTGACAACAATGTTAGCAGATGGGATTATGTTGACCAGCGAGATGCAGCCTCTATTGCTGTATCACCCGGCGGGGCAGAGCAGATGGGCGCTAATTTAAACATAATGTATCTCTTAACAGCAAAAGATACATTCTCATTTAATGGTTCATACTCAAAAAATGAGTATAAGGATTATAATATTAGCAATGCTATATTGGCAACGTACCCTGGCGCTGATAACGCAAGGTTAGATCCAGAGCTGTATAACGATCTTGATGGCGAGAGGTTCGGCAGCGCCCCCTATCGTTTTAATGTAGGCTACTCCCACACTGAATTTATCGGTATGGATATGCTTACCTTTAATACGACTGCCTATTATAATGGCAAGGCACTGGATCAGATAATGCTTAAATTTAGGGACAACCAGTATACTATGCCAACTACATCTGACTATTGGACAATGGATGCTTCAGTTACATACAGCTCAAGCCGCTGGGTGCCTGAAGGCACGAGATGGAATGCAAGGTTCTGGTGCAATAATGTATTTGGAAGTGAACATTTGGCAAGTCTTTACTGGACAGATATGGCTCAATATTTTGCCCAGTATGGGGGACAGCCTAACACGGGTTATGCATCGGGTACTTATATTTCACCCAGGACCTATGGTGTTACACTTTCATTTGATTTCTAA